CGTACCGGGGTGAGACGCCACGGAACTCCTGCCGTGCGAACTGGCGGAACATCTCCGCGAGCGCGTACCTCTCGGTGACCGTCATATCGGAGATGGTCCGCCGACCGTTGGCGCGGCGCAGCGACCTCCGTCACGCACCTCTGTCCGCATCCGCTCGGAACGGTCGAATCGGATCTTCGCCAGACGGGTGAAATGCGGCTTCGCGGGCGCGAACGCGGAAGCCAGCGACAAGCCGGGCATCAAGGTCAACTGATTGGCGCTGCCCGGGCGGGTCGCATACGGTGCCCGTTCGTGGACGGACAACGCAACTTCCCCGAGGACCAGGAGCAGCCACGCTGGTACGCCGGCGAGCGCGGATATCCCGAGCCGGACTGGCGGGCGACGGACCGGCCCCACCAGCCGGACGGCTACCCCGACGCCGGGTCGCGGGCCGAGCCGCCCGGGGGAACCAGGCATGCCGCCACCGCCGATCCGACCACCGACCGGTATGCGGTCGAGCCGGACCGCTTCCCCACCGACGCGGACCGCTTCGCGGCCGGGTCCGGTCGCTTCACCGGCGAGCAGGACCGGTTCCGCGGCGAGTCAGACCGTTTCCGTACGGAACCCGACCGGTTCCGCAACGAGCCGGACCGGTACGCCGGCACCGAGCGCTACACCGAGCCGTTGGACCTGCGCCGCGACCCGCTCGACGCGATCCGGGTCCGGCCGGGCGGCGGCCGTGATCCGGAGGACCGGGGCGGCGATCCGGGCGACGGCGGCCGGTCCGGATCAGACGGCGTACGGACCGACGCCACCGGGCGGTTGGCGCAGGCCCCGGACGAAGGCGAGCGGAGCGCCGACGCGGCCCGGACGATGGCCGGCGGTGAGCGTTCGCCGCTGGGCGGCTACCCGATCGTGGGCGCGGGCCGCACCGGCGAGGAGGAGGCGGCTCCGGTCGAGGTGGTGGCCGGGCCGCTGCAGATGCCGACCGGTCCGATCACCATGCTCGGCGCTCCGGCCGGACGTCCCGCACCCGCCGCCGAGCTGCCCTTCGGTGCGGAACCACCCGGCGGCGGCCTGTACGGCGAGCCGGCCGAGGGCCCGCGTCGCGGCGGCACCGGTCCGGCCGGTGACGGGGTGTACCGGACCCGTCGGCCGGCGGTCGCCCTGCTCTTCGCCGTGCTGGTGGTGGTCCTGGAGGTCCCGGCACTCCGGATGCTGCTGGACGGCGCGATCGGCGGGCCGGTCTCGCCCAACGGGGTGGTCTCCGGGACATTCCTCGCGTTCGGGCTGCCGACCTTCGCGGCCGGGCTCTACGCGCTGCTCACCGGGGGAGCGGCCATCGGCGACCCGGGCCGGGTCTGGCTCCGCCCGCCCACCGCGTACCTCACCATCGGGCTGGTGCTCTTCGTCGCGGCGGCGCTCGGCGCCGGCTGAGCGGCGACTGGCGCAGCGGCGTCGGCGCGGATCACCGGGGCGGGGGCGTCGGGTGATCGGCGCCGTGCCGTCCGGTGACGTACCGATCGTCCCGTACGTGAACCCTCGTCCCCGCTGGCGAGCCGGCCGGCTGCCGGGGTTGTGCGGGGGCGGGGGGCGCGGGGCGTACACTTGGCAACTGGCGACCGCCCGTGCGGTCGACCTCGCGCGCCCTTTCCACGGTTGCCCGTGGAACGGCGGCCCCCTGGTCCCGATCTTGATTGGGCCCACCATGGCCGGCGATCAGGCGCCAGGACGCCAGGCCGCCAGGCCCGGCGGAACAACCAGGGATATCGAAGGAGCACCCCACCATGGCCGTAGTGACCATGCGCCAGCTGCTGGAGAGCGGTGTCCACTTCGGGCACCAGACCCGCCGCTGGAACCCGAAGATGAAGCGCTTCATTTTCACCGAGCGCAACGGCATCTACATCATCGACCTGCGTCAGACGCTCGAGTACATCGAGACGGCTTACGAGTTCGTCCGCCGTACCGTCGCCGAGGGCGGCAGCATCCTCTTCGTCGGCACCAAGAAGCAGGCCCAGGAGGCCATCGCCGAGCAGGCGACCCGGGTCGGCCAGCCGTACGTCAACCACCGCTGGCTCGGTGGCATGCTGACCAACTTCCAGACGGTCTACAAGCGGCTGCAGCGGATGAAGGAGCTGGAGGCGCTCGGCGACCTCTCCGGCACCGCGGCGGGCTACACCAAGAAGGAGACCCTGCAGCTCTCCCGCGAGAAGATCAAGCTCACCCGCACGCTGGGTGGTCTGCGGGACATGCAGAAGGTGCCGGCGGCGATCTGGGTCGTCGACACCAAGAAGGAGCACATCGCCGTCGACGAGGCCCGCAAGCTGGGCATCCCGGTGATCGCCGTGCTCGACACCAACTGCGACCCGGACGAGGTCGACTTCCCGATCCCGGGTAACGACGACGCGATCCGTTCCGCCGAGCTGCTGACCAGGGTCATCGCGGCCGCGGTCGGCGACGGCCTGATCGCCCGCTCGGGCAAGTCGCGCGGCACCGACGAGAAGCCGGAGCCGGGTGTGGTGGCCGCTGACGAGCCGCTCGCCGAGTGGGAGCGCGAGCTGATCGAGGACACCGAGAAGAAGGCTGACTCGGAGAAGGCCGCGGAGCCCGCGGCTGCTGCCGCGGAGTGATCCAGTCGCCGGGTCGGCCGGCCGCGCAGCGCGGCCGGCGGACCCGAGCGCAAACGGGGACTCCACGTGCCCGGATCCGGGTAACCCCGTAGCAGACCATCCATCGAAGTCCCAATCATCGAAGAGAGAGTCATGTCAGAATTCACCGCTGCGGATGTCAAGCGGCTCCGCGACCTCACCGGCGCCGGCATGATGGACTCCAAGAAGGCGCTCACCGAGGCTGAGGGCGACTTCGACAAGGCCATCGAGCTGCTGCGTATCAAGGGCGCCAAGGACGTCGGCAAGCGGGCCGGCCGTACCGCCGCGAACGGCCTGGTCGCGCACCACGGCAACGCGCTGCTCGAGCTCAACTGCGAGACCGACTTCGTCGCCAAGACCGAGGACTTCATCGCCCTGGCCCAGCAGCTCGTCGAGCACGGCGCGAAGTCCGGCGTGACCGACGCCGAGGCGCTGCTCGCCTCGACGCTCGACGGCCGTACCGTTGCCGACCTGATCCAGGAGCAGTCGGCGAAGATCGGCGAGAAGCTGGTGCTCAACCGCTTCACCGTGCTCGAGGGCACCATCGCCGTCTACATGCACCGCAAGGCGCAGGACCTGCCGCCGGCCGTGGGCGTGATGGTGGAGTACACCGGCAAGTCGGACGAGGCGGCCGACGCGGACGCGCGTGCCGCGGCGATGCAGATCGCCGCGATGCGGCCGAAGTTCGTCACCCGCGACGAGGTGCCGGCCGAGCAGGTCGAGTCCGAGCGGCGTATCGCCGAGCAGACCGCCCGCGAGGAAGGCAAGCCGGAGGCGGCCCTGCCGAAGATCATCGAGGGTCGGGTGAACGGCTTCTTCAAGGACTACGTCCTGCTGGAGCAGTCCTCGGTGACGGACAACAAGAAGACGGTCAAGCAGGTGCTCGCCGAGGCGGGCATCACCGTGACCCGCTTCGTCCGCTTCGAGGTCGGCCAGGCCTGAGCGGATCCCCGTACCCGGTCCGGCACTGTCCGGGCCGGGTGGTGCGGGGACTGAAGGACAACCACGAGGAGGCCGCCGGTGTACATGAAGGGCACCGCGGCCTCCTCGTCACATAGGGTCGGCAGCGGCAGGTGCGGCGGGGCAGCGGGCGGGATGTCCGCGGAAGAGAGGCGGGTCGGATGACGCAGGTGGTTGGTGAGCGGAGCCTCGCGGAAGATGATCCGACGGCGCCGCCGCCCGGCCGGTCCCGGCGGGTGGTGCTCAAACTCTCCGGTGAGGTCTTCGGTGGCGGGGCGATCGGGGTCGACCCCGACGTGGTCCAGGCCATCGCCCGGCAGATCGCGACCGTCGTACGCCGTGGCGTGCAGGTATCGGTGGTGGTCGGCGGCGGTAACTTCTTCCGTGGCGCGGAGTTGCAGAAGCGGGGCATGGACCGGGCCCGGGCCGACTACATGGGCATGCTCGGCACCGTGATGAACTGCCTCGCGTTGCAGGACTTCCTGGAGAAGGAGGGCATCGAGACGCGGGTGCAGAGCGCGATCACGATGGCCCAGGTGGCTGAGCCGTACATTCCGTTGCGGGCCATCCGGCACCTGGAGAAGGGCCGTGTGGTGATCTTCGGCGCGGGCGCCGGGATGCCGTACTTCTCCACCGACACCGTCGCCGCCCAGCGGGCGCTGGAGATTCGTGCCGACGTGGTGTTGATGAGCAAGAACGGCGTGGACGGGGTCTACACCGCGGATCCGCGTACCGACCCGACCGCGAGCAAGCTTGACAAGATCACCTTCTCGGAGGTGCTGCGGCGCGGGCTGCGGGTCGCCGACGCCGCCGCGTTCAGCCTCTGCGAGGAGAACGGCCTGCCGATGCTGGTCTTCGGGGCCGAGGGCGACGACACCATCATCCGCGCCGTTGGCGGCGACCGGATCGGGACCTTGATCACGGCGTAGCCGTGACGGACCGGCGGGGCACGGCGTAGCCGTGACGGACCGGCGGGGCACGGCGTGAGCCGGGCATGAACAGACGACCTACGACTGAGTAGAGGGAGGCGAGGGAGCAGGTGATCGACGACACTCTCCTCGAGGCCGAGGAAAAAATGGAACGTGCTGTCGAGCACGCCAAGGAGGAGTTCGGTGCGATCCGCACCGGGCGAGCCACCCCGGCCATGTTCTCCAAGATCATCATCGACTACTACGGCTCGCCCACGCCGCTGACCCAGATGGCCTCGGTCGGCGTACCGGAGCCCCGGATGGCGATCATCAAGCCGTACGACGCTTCGCAGCTCCAGGCGATGGAGAAGGCGATCCGGGACTCGGACCTCGGTGTCAACCCGAACAACGAGGGCAACCAGCTCCGCATCCTGCTGCCGCAGATGACCGAGGAACGGCGGCGGGAAATGATCAAGGTCGCTCGTGGCAAGGGCGAGGAAGCCAAGGTGGCGATCCGCAACATCCGCCGCCGGGGCAAGGAAGAGCTCGACCGGATCGTCAAGGACGGCGAGGCGGGCGAGGACGAGGGACGTCGCGCCGAGAAGGAGCTGGACGACCTCACCCACAAGTACTCCACGCACGTCGACGAACTGGTCAAACACAAGGAAGCCGAGCTGCTCGAGGTCTGATGTCCTACCTCGACCCCAACGGCGGCGAGTCCCAGGGCTGGCAGCGTCAGGACGGACCAGCGGGTCCGTACTGGCCGGATGCTCACGAGGAGCCTCGACCCCGGGCGCGGCACACCGGTGCCGCGCCCGAGGCCTTTGCCGATACGCCGGGTTATGCACCCGTGTCCGGATACCGGCACGGTGACGGGGCGGCCCGTCGGGACGGCTACCCGGGCGGACCCGCCCCGTACGCCGGACCGGAGAGCTCCGACGCCCACCCGTACCGGCCCGACGCCCACCCGTACCAGCCGGACGAGCGGGAGTTCGGCTATCCCGGCGGTGACCGCCCGGACGGCACGCCCGACGGGCTGACCGACCCGGTGGGCTGGGCCCCGATCCGGGGCATGGACCAGCCGGACCTGATGGTCGCCGACACCGCGAACCAGTGGCGCCCCGGTCCGGCCGACTCCGCCCGCACCCGGCCCGACCACGTCGAGGTCGGTCATTCGGGCTCGGGCGGGGTATCCGAAGGCATGGACGTACCGGACCCGGAGGAGGTCGAGCCGGACGGGCCTCGTCCCCGGACCGGACGACGTCGCGCCGGCCGTGGCCGCCCCGCCACCCTGCCGGCGACCAGCCGGGCCGGGCGCAACCTGCCGGCCGCGATCGGGGTCGGGCTCGCACTCGGCGCCGCGGTCGTGGTTCCGCTCTTCCTGTACCCGCCGGTCTTCATGCTGGTGGTGGCGGCCGCGGTGGGGGTCGGCATCTGGGAGATGACCCAGGCGGTACGCCGCAGCGGCGCCCGGCCGCCGTTGGTGCCGCTGGTGTTCGGCGGGGTGCTGATGGTCGGGCTGGCCGGCTGGGCCGGGCTGGACGCGCTGAGCCTCGGACTGCTGGTCACGGTGCTGGCGACCATGGTCTGGCGGCTCGGGGACGGGCCGGCGGGCTACCAGCGGGACATGACCGCGGCCACCCTGATCGCGGTGTACGTTCCGTTCCTCGGCGGCTTTGCCGCACTGCTCGCCGCCGAGCCCTCGGACGGGCATCTCCGGGTGGTGGTGACGATCGTCGCGGTGGTGCTCTCCGACACCGGTGGGTACGCCGCCGGTGTCCTCTTCGGCAAGCATCCGATGGCCCCCTCGGTGAGCCCGAAGAAGTCCTGGGAGGGCTTTGCCGGCTCGGTGCTGGCGGCAGCCGGTGGCAGTGCGCTGCTGCTCGCGCTCCTGCTCGACGTGGACCCGCTCTGGGGGGCGCTGTTCGGGGTGGCGGTCTCCGGCGCCTCGGTCCTCGGGGACCTCGGGGAATCGATGATCAAACGCGACCTGGGTGTGAAGGACATGAGCAATCTGCTGCCGGGACATGGCGGCCTGATGGACCGGTTGGATTCGGTGTTGTTCGCCGTACCGGTCGCTTATCTCCTGCTGACGATCCTGGTGCCGGTCGGCTGAGATGTCCCGACGTCGTCAAGCTCACCGGGATCACCCCCGGGTTCGGACCCCTCGGCCAGGTGCGTCCTTTCGTCGGCGTGGGAGACTGGACAGGCCATGACGAGCCTGCCCATGATCCAAATCAGTCCGGACGCGTCGAGCGCGGCCGGGAAGCCCGCGCGTGCGTCGATGCCGCCGCGCCACCTCGCCGATCTCGCCCTGCCTGACCGGCAGGCCTTGGTCGCGGAGCTGGGCGAGCCCGCCTTCCGTGCCCGGCAGGTCTCCACCCACTACTTCGGTCGGCTGGTACGCGACCCGGCGCAGATGACCGATCTGCCGGCCGCGACGCGTGATCGGATCACCGACGCGCTCCTGCCGACCCTGCTGACCCCGGTCCGTGAGTTGGCCTGCGACGACGGTGCCACCCGAAAGGCGCTGTGGCGGCTGCACGACGGCTCGATGGTCGAGAGCGTGCTGATGGGCTATCCCGACCGGGTCACCGTCTGCATCTCCAGTCAGGCCGGCTGCGGAATGGCCTGCCCCTTCTGCGCCACGGGTCAGGCGGGTCTGACCCGTAACCTCTCCACCGCCGAGATCGTCGACCAGGCGGTGTACCTCGCCGGGGTGGCCGCGTCCGGAGCGGTCGCGGGTTCACCGCCCCGGCTGTCGCACGTGGTCTTCATGGGCATGGGCGAACCGCTGGCGAACTACTCGCGGGTGATCGCGGCGATCCGTCGGCTCTGCGCACCCGCACCGGAGGGGCTCGGCCTCTCACAGCGACACATCACCGTCTCCACGGTCGGTCTGGTGCCGGCGATCCGCCGGCTCACCGGGGAGGACCTTTCGGTGACTCTTGCGTTGTCGTTGCACGCGCCCGATGATGATCTGCGCGATGAACTCGTTCCGGTCAACCAGCGGTGGAAGGTCGCCGAGGTTCTGGACGCGGCATGGGAGTACGCCGATCGCACGGGACGTCGCGTTTCCATCGAATACGCAATGATCAAAGATGTGAACGACCAGCCGTGGCGAGCCGACCTGCTGGGCCGGCTCCTGGCCGGACGGCTGACACATGTCAATCTCATTCCGCTCAACCCGACGCCGGGCAGCCGCTGGGATGCCAGCCCGAAGCCGGTAGAGCGGGAGTTCGTCCGACGGCTGCGGGAGGCTGGGGTGTCGACTACGGTCCGGGACACCCGCGGACGGGAGATCGACGGGGCATGTGGGCAGCTGGCCGCCGCCGAGGTGGCCACATGAGTGGACATAGCGGATGGGCCGGCTGCCGCACCGGGCTGCGTGATGAGCGATCGAAGCAGGAGACATAGTGGCGAGTCAGGGTCAGCGCTTCCGGCGTAAGGCGCTCAGGCGGGGCTACAAGGTCGACGAGGTGGACACCTTCCTGGATCGGGTCGAGTCCACGCTCGCCGGTTCCCCGGTTGGCGCGCCCGTCGCCTCGCAGGAAGTCCATGATGTCGTCTTCCGTGTTCGTTTCGGTGGGTACGACGAGTGGCAGGTTGACCTGCATCTCGACCGGGTAGAGCGACAGCTCGCCGAGCTGGAGGAGCGCGGCGGCGGCAGCCGGGGAGCGGACTCCCGTCTCCCCGCCCGGGCAGGTGCCCCGGACCGTATGGGTCCGCCGGATCACATGGGCCCCCCGGACCGTATGGGCCCCCCGGACCGTATGGGCCCCCCGGACCGTATGGGTCCGCCGGATCGCATGGGTCCGCCGGACCGTATGGGCCCTCCGGACCGTATGGGTCCGCCGGATCGCATGGGCCCTCCCGATCGGATGGGCCCCCCGGACCGTATGGGTCCGCCGGATCGGATGGGCCCCCCCGACCGGATGGGTCCGCCGATGCGCGATGACCGGGCGCTGCCGCCGGGTGCGCCGGCACTGCCGCAGCGGCCAATGCCCGCACAGGCAGGTCCACCGGACCCGTACGGCCGGTATGACGAGCCCACCGGCGTGTTCGGTGGCGGCGCCGGCGGCGGGTACGACGGACCCGGGCGCGGTGGTTACGACACTCCGCGTGGACCGGGCGGTCCGGGTGGACCCGGAGGCCCGGGCGGCCCCGGAGCGCCTGGCGCACCGGGAGGCCCCGGAGGACCTGGTGGCGTCCGTGGTCCCGCTGGTCCGGGTGGCGGATTCGGCCCCTCGCCCGAGGATCGCTTCGACGGTTTCGAGTCCGGCCGGCACGGCAAAATGGACATGACGGCAGAAATCCGGATGCCCGATCGCGACCTGCGTGGTCGTGGGCCGGGCCCGGGCCTCGGTGGCCCCCCGGCGGGTGGCCCTCCGGTCGCCGGCCCGCCGATGGGTGGCCCGCCGATGGGTGGCCCTCCGGTCGCCGGCCCGCCGATGGGTGGCCCGCCGGTCGGTGGTCCGCCGCCGATGCCGGGCGGCCCCGGGGGCGAGATCGCCCGCATCGACCACATGCGTCGGACGTTCCAGGTGCGTCGCTTCGGCAGCGGCTACGACCCCGACCAGGTCGACCGGTTGTTCGACGGCATCCTGGCGAGCATGTCCGGGCGCGGCCCGATGCCGGTCAACCCGGCCGAACTCGATCTGATGAAGTTCGGGCTGGTACCCGGCGGTTACTTCGAGGCAGAGGTCGAAGCCGCGCTCAAGGAAGTCCAGGACATCCTGCGCCGCCGCTGACCAGGACACGGATCAGGCCCGTCCCCGGCTGGGGGCGGGCCTGATCTTCGTTTGGGCGGTGCTTCGCCGCCGAGGTTTCCCGGTCGGCGACGATCAGGAGCGCAGGCCGTTGCGGCGCAGCACGGCGTCGCCGATGACGATCACCAGCAGTCCCACCGCGATGCCGATCAGCCAGATGTCCTCGGTGGCACCCTCGTGGTTGCCGATCAACATCAAGAGCAGCGCCACCGCGGAGATGATCGCGCCAATCCGGCCCGCCTTGCGGTGGCCCGGCTTGTGCTGATCGGGCGACGTTACCGGCTCGCTTCCTGCCACGTTCGGTCCTTCCCCTCACGTTCGGATCTCTGCTTCAGTCTGGCACGCCGGTCGGCGGCCCCGCCGCAGGGTCTCCAGCCTGGTCGCGACGACCGTACCGGGGGCCGCCGATGGGCAACCTGGCGTCGCGGGTCGGCCCCGGCGCACACTCCGGTAGCGTTTGGGCGTACGCCATGGTTTTCATGCTTGGAGGAGTGCACGGTGCGAGTGACCGGTACGGGACACGCCAGTATGCGGATCGACACGGCCGCAGGCAGCATCCTGTGCGATCCATGGGTGAATCCGGCCTACTTCGCTTCGTGGTTCCCTTTCCCGGACAATTCACAGCTCGACTGGGAGAACCTCGGCCAGGTCGACTACCTCTATGTCTCCCACCTGCACCGGGACCACTTCGACGCGGCGCACCTGAAGCGGTTCATCTCCAAGAAGGCGACCGTCCTGCTGCCCGAGTATCCGACCTCCGAGCTGGAAGACGAGCTGCGCGAGCTGGGCTTCACCAGCTTCCTGCGTACCACCAGCAACGAGGTGGTCGAGCTCGACGGCGGGCTCAAGGTGATGATCCAGGCGCTCACCAGCCCGACCGACGGGCCGATCGGTGACTCCTCCCTCTGGGTCGAGTACGACGGGGTGCGGCTGCTGAACCAGAACGACGCCCGCCCGACCGATCTCAGCGTCTTCGCCGAGCTCGGTCACGTACACGCGCACATGCTCCAGTTCTCCGGCGCCATCTGGTACCCGATGGTCTACGAGCTGCCCAACGCGGCCAAGACGGCGTTCGGCAAGCAGAAGCGCGACCGGCAGATGGACCGTACGGTCCGCTACATCGACGACCTGAAGGCGTCGTGGGTCTTCCCGATCGCCGGCCCGCCGTGCTTCCTCGACGACGACCTGTGGCAGTTCAACGACATCCACGGCGACGAGGGCAACATCTTCCCCGACCAGCAGGTCTTCATCGACCACTACGCCGGGCTCGGTTACGACAACGGGGTGATCCTGCTGCCCGGCAGTGTCTCCGAGGTCACCGCGGAGACCGTCGAGACCAGCCACCCGGTCCCGGACGTACGGGAGTTCTTCGCCCGCAAGGAAGAGCACCTGCGCGAGTACCAGGCCCGGCAGCGGCCGGTGATCGAGGCGGCCAAGGCGAGCTGGCGGCACCCCGAGGTGGACGTGCTCGCGGGCATGAAGCGCCGGATCGAGCCGCTGCTGGAGGAGTCGGTCTACCTGGCCAAGGGGGTCGGCGGCCCGGTCCGGTTCGACCTGGTCGGCTACGACGGCGAGTCGGTCGAGTCGATCGTGGTGGACTTCCCCGGCAAGGAGGTCCGGCCGTACGCCGACGAGAAGGTCCGCTACCGGTTCCGTACCGAGCGGGCGCTGATCGAGCAGTTGCTGCACAGCGAAGAGGTCGACTGGGTCAACTCCCTCTTCCTCTCCTGCCGCTTCTCGGCCGCCCGGATCGGCCAGTACAACGAGTTCGTCTACGCCTTCTTCAAGTGCCTCTCCGAGGAGCGCCTCCAGTACGCCGAGGGCTGGTACGCCGAGCAGCGTCCGGACGCCGAGGACGTCAAGCTCGGTGACTGGATCGTGCAGCGGCGGTGCCCGCACCTGAAGGCCGACCTGACCCGGTTCGGCATCATCGACGGCGACCAGCTCACCTGCCAGCTGCACGGCTGGCGCTTCGACCTGCCCAGCGGCCGCTGTCTGACCAGCGTCGGGCACGAGATCCGGGCCCACAAGGCCGGCGCCGACGCTCCGGTCGCCGCCGAATAGTCCCGCGCGTGCCCCGGCCGGGGTGCCCGCATCCCGGCCGGAGCTCAGCGCACGTTCCAGAGGCTTCCGTCGACCGGCACCCCGGGCAGTCCCGGGACCGGCGCGGTGGCGGAGGTGAGCAGCCGGATCTCCTCGTCCTCCTCGTCCAGCACCGCCCACTGGAGGCTGCCGTCGGGCAGGACCAGGCTGAAGACCGGCATGGGCTCGTCGTCGCCGTAGAGCAC
The Micromonospora pisi DNA segment above includes these coding regions:
- the rpsB gene encoding 30S ribosomal protein S2, which codes for MAVVTMRQLLESGVHFGHQTRRWNPKMKRFIFTERNGIYIIDLRQTLEYIETAYEFVRRTVAEGGSILFVGTKKQAQEAIAEQATRVGQPYVNHRWLGGMLTNFQTVYKRLQRMKELEALGDLSGTAAGYTKKETLQLSREKIKLTRTLGGLRDMQKVPAAIWVVDTKKEHIAVDEARKLGIPVIAVLDTNCDPDEVDFPIPGNDDAIRSAELLTRVIAAAVGDGLIARSGKSRGTDEKPEPGVVAADEPLAEWERELIEDTEKKADSEKAAEPAAAAAE
- the tsf gene encoding translation elongation factor Ts, with the translated sequence MSEFTAADVKRLRDLTGAGMMDSKKALTEAEGDFDKAIELLRIKGAKDVGKRAGRTAANGLVAHHGNALLELNCETDFVAKTEDFIALAQQLVEHGAKSGVTDAEALLASTLDGRTVADLIQEQSAKIGEKLVLNRFTVLEGTIAVYMHRKAQDLPPAVGVMVEYTGKSDEAADADARAAAMQIAAMRPKFVTRDEVPAEQVESERRIAEQTAREEGKPEAALPKIIEGRVNGFFKDYVLLEQSSVTDNKKTVKQVLAEAGITVTRFVRFEVGQA
- the pyrH gene encoding UMP kinase, whose translation is MTQVVGERSLAEDDPTAPPPGRSRRVVLKLSGEVFGGGAIGVDPDVVQAIARQIATVVRRGVQVSVVVGGGNFFRGAELQKRGMDRARADYMGMLGTVMNCLALQDFLEKEGIETRVQSAITMAQVAEPYIPLRAIRHLEKGRVVIFGAGAGMPYFSTDTVAAQRALEIRADVVLMSKNGVDGVYTADPRTDPTASKLDKITFSEVLRRGLRVADAAAFSLCEENGLPMLVFGAEGDDTIIRAVGGDRIGTLITA
- the frr gene encoding ribosome recycling factor: MIDDTLLEAEEKMERAVEHAKEEFGAIRTGRATPAMFSKIIIDYYGSPTPLTQMASVGVPEPRMAIIKPYDASQLQAMEKAIRDSDLGVNPNNEGNQLRILLPQMTEERRREMIKVARGKGEEAKVAIRNIRRRGKEELDRIVKDGEAGEDEGRRAEKELDDLTHKYSTHVDELVKHKEAELLEV
- a CDS encoding phosphatidate cytidylyltransferase → MSYLDPNGGESQGWQRQDGPAGPYWPDAHEEPRPRARHTGAAPEAFADTPGYAPVSGYRHGDGAARRDGYPGGPAPYAGPESSDAHPYRPDAHPYQPDEREFGYPGGDRPDGTPDGLTDPVGWAPIRGMDQPDLMVADTANQWRPGPADSARTRPDHVEVGHSGSGGVSEGMDVPDPEEVEPDGPRPRTGRRRAGRGRPATLPATSRAGRNLPAAIGVGLALGAAVVVPLFLYPPVFMLVVAAAVGVGIWEMTQAVRRSGARPPLVPLVFGGVLMVGLAGWAGLDALSLGLLVTVLATMVWRLGDGPAGYQRDMTAATLIAVYVPFLGGFAALLAAEPSDGHLRVVVTIVAVVLSDTGGYAAGVLFGKHPMAPSVSPKKSWEGFAGSVLAAAGGSALLLALLLDVDPLWGALFGVAVSGASVLGDLGESMIKRDLGVKDMSNLLPGHGGLMDRLDSVLFAVPVAYLLLTILVPVG
- the rlmN gene encoding 23S rRNA (adenine(2503)-C(2))-methyltransferase RlmN, which produces MIQISPDASSAAGKPARASMPPRHLADLALPDRQALVAELGEPAFRARQVSTHYFGRLVRDPAQMTDLPAATRDRITDALLPTLLTPVRELACDDGATRKALWRLHDGSMVESVLMGYPDRVTVCISSQAGCGMACPFCATGQAGLTRNLSTAEIVDQAVYLAGVAASGAVAGSPPRLSHVVFMGMGEPLANYSRVIAAIRRLCAPAPEGLGLSQRHITVSTVGLVPAIRRLTGEDLSVTLALSLHAPDDDLRDELVPVNQRWKVAEVLDAAWEYADRTGRRVSIEYAMIKDVNDQPWRADLLGRLLAGRLTHVNLIPLNPTPGSRWDASPKPVEREFVRRLREAGVSTTVRDTRGREIDGACGQLAAAEVAT
- a CDS encoding DivIVA domain-containing protein, which translates into the protein MASQGQRFRRKALRRGYKVDEVDTFLDRVESTLAGSPVGAPVASQEVHDVVFRVRFGGYDEWQVDLHLDRVERQLAELEERGGGSRGADSRLPARAGAPDRMGPPDHMGPPDRMGPPDRMGPPDRMGPPDRMGPPDRMGPPDRMGPPDRMGPPDRMGPPDRMGPPDRMGPPDRMGPPMRDDRALPPGAPALPQRPMPAQAGPPDPYGRYDEPTGVFGGGAGGGYDGPGRGGYDTPRGPGGPGGPGGPGGPGAPGAPGGPGGPGGVRGPAGPGGGFGPSPEDRFDGFESGRHGKMDMTAEIRMPDRDLRGRGPGPGLGGPPAGGPPVAGPPMGGPPMGGPPVAGPPMGGPPVGGPPPMPGGPGGEIARIDHMRRTFQVRRFGSGYDPDQVDRLFDGILASMSGRGPMPVNPAELDLMKFGLVPGGYFEAEVEAALKEVQDILRRR
- a CDS encoding DUF2631 domain-containing protein; its protein translation is MAGSEPVTSPDQHKPGHRKAGRIGAIISAVALLLMLIGNHEGATEDIWLIGIAVGLLVIVIGDAVLRRNGLRS
- a CDS encoding Rieske 2Fe-2S domain-containing protein, with product MRVTGTGHASMRIDTAAGSILCDPWVNPAYFASWFPFPDNSQLDWENLGQVDYLYVSHLHRDHFDAAHLKRFISKKATVLLPEYPTSELEDELRELGFTSFLRTTSNEVVELDGGLKVMIQALTSPTDGPIGDSSLWVEYDGVRLLNQNDARPTDLSVFAELGHVHAHMLQFSGAIWYPMVYELPNAAKTAFGKQKRDRQMDRTVRYIDDLKASWVFPIAGPPCFLDDDLWQFNDIHGDEGNIFPDQQVFIDHYAGLGYDNGVILLPGSVSEVTAETVETSHPVPDVREFFARKEEHLREYQARQRPVIEAAKASWRHPEVDVLAGMKRRIEPLLEESVYLAKGVGGPVRFDLVGYDGESVESIVVDFPGKEVRPYADEKVRYRFRTERALIEQLLHSEEVDWVNSLFLSCRFSAARIGQYNEFVYAFFKCLSEERLQYAEGWYAEQRPDAEDVKLGDWIVQRRCPHLKADLTRFGIIDGDQLTCQLHGWRFDLPSGRCLTSVGHEIRAHKAGADAPVAAE